In Microcaecilia unicolor chromosome 1, aMicUni1.1, whole genome shotgun sequence, the following are encoded in one genomic region:
- the LOC115460312 gene encoding putative ribosome-binding factor A, mitochondrial — MWRRVLCAAMQWQLMQEGAGGARGLHCTQRVAAKSLLRKFLTKNKKKFWYESPTLGSQLKYKPSSVIGTLKALPPKRKREDSIRMRALNVILYRAVTDLLNSAEVSLELYNLQAELSKVSLAPDFSACRLYWRITGDAERDKHMEEVLQKNASRIRLKNY, encoded by the exons ATGTGGCGGCGCGTGTTGTGCGCTGCCATGCAGTGGCAGCTAATGCAGGAGGGCGCGGGAGGGGCCAGAGGTTTGCACTGCACTCAAAGGGTCGCCGCCAAGAGCCTGCTCCGCAAGTTCCTTACTAAGAACAA AAAGAAGTTTTGGTATGAAAGTCCTACATTAGGATCTCAGCTG aagtacaaGCCGTCCAGCGTAATTGGCACACTGAAAGCTTTGCCACCAAAAAGGAAAAGGGAGGACAGCATACGCATGCGGGCTTTGAATGTTATCCTGTACAGAGCAGTAACTGACCTGTTGAACTCTGCTGAGGTCAGTCTGGAGCTGTATAACCTCCAGGCGGAACTTTCCAAG GTGTCGCTAGCACCCGACTTCTCAGCGTGTCGCCTCTACTGGAGGATCACAGGTGATGCAGAGAGAGACAAGCACATGGAAGAAGTCTTACAGAAAAACGCTTCTCGTATTAG